In the genome of Arachis hypogaea cultivar Tifrunner chromosome 9, arahy.Tifrunner.gnm2.J5K5, whole genome shotgun sequence, the window tTGTTGAGAAAATTCAActgaaaattttgcattaattgtaaaattattctgaaaaagaatttaacaacacaacataggatgTTCGTCATGGATTTTTGCAAGGATGAGGAACCCAAAGACGAGGtagtggcggatgaaaggtgaggaacaaaaaaGCTTCTTAAGACAGGTAGAAGAAGAGGTAAAGTGGGATGGGGATGGAAGCGCGAAAGAGATATAGAGGGAGATGACAGAAGTTATTAAAAGAACAGTAAAAGAAAGTTTTGTGAATCTAGAGGGATAGGACCAAGAGATAGGTGAGTCTTGGTGGTGGAATGcaagtatacaagaaaagataaaggcaaAAAGTGAGTGCTTTAAGGAATGGTCTttgtgccgcaatgcagataattagaaaaaatataaggcggctaagaaagagacaaaagtggctgtaagtgaagtaagaacaagagcatatgaggatCTCTACTAGTCTTTAGGCATGACGGAAGGAggaaaaggtatatatagaatcacaAAGAGCCATAAAAAAAGAACGAGAggcttggatcaggttaagtgcataaatgATAAAGATAAAGAGGTTTTGGCTCAAGAAGAGAATATCAATGAAAGGTGAAAGAGCTACTTCTATGAATTATTTAATGAATGACAGAAGACTCTTTCAAgtcttggtcggttatgcacgagggaagaagatcaaaacttcaactactatcgaaggattcgagacttcgaggtaaaagaagcTCTAAAGCACATGAAAAATGAAAGGACAGTAGGACCCGATAATATTCCGATTGAAGTTTGGAAGAGTCTTGaagagaaaggcatcagttggttaaccaaactttttaatgatattttaagATCAAATAAGATGTCAGATGAGTGGAGAAGAGCACAATGATacttatctacaagaataagggaaatatacaaagttgcagaaactatagagggatcaagctcataagtcataccatgaagttatgaaaAGGGtaatagaacggaggttgagacaagagacacaagtaacagataaCCAATTTGGTTTTATGTCAGGCAGATCCACCGTTGATGTGATATACcttttaagaaggatgatggagatgtATCATAGTAATAAAAGAGATCTACATATAGTGTTTATTAATTTGGAAAAAGCATACGATAGGGTAACTAAAGGAGATCTtatgaaaagttttgaaaaggaagagagtaaggatcgcatatattcgtgcaattaaagacatgtatgatggggctacaactagtgtgaagactcaaggtggtgtgacagaggaatttcctattggtataggattacaccagggatcatccttaagtccatacctttttacATTTGtgttggaagtactcacagagcatatccaagagcttgtgtcatggtgcatgctttttgccgatgatatcatccttatgggagagtcaagggaagacctaaataagaagttggatttaTGAAAATAAACTCTAGaggtgtatggtctgcgcataagccgtaacaAGActgaatatatggaatgtaagttcggtcGCCGACAAAAAAACTCTAATACAAAGgtaaagattggagaaaacatcttacgaaaatttaaaagttttaagtatcttgagtGTGTCAAACAGGATAATAGAGAGATTCaataggatgtaaatcatagaatccaagcaggttggtcaaaatagaagagtgcgtctggttttatatgtgataaaaaaatacctttaaaacttaaagataaATTCTATCATACTGCTATCAGACCGGCTATactttatggtacagagtgttgggcggccaaaggagagtacaaacataagttaagtgtggcagaaatgaagatgttgagatagatgagtggtcatacgtgaTTGAATAGAATAGGGAACAAAGGTataagagagagttggagtagcacctattgtgaAAAAAATGGTAAAATCGCGTCTCAtatggtttggacatgtgagaagaagaccgacaaaGTATCCAGTCAGGAAAGTGGATGGGATGGAAAATGGATAAGGGATGAAAGATAGAGGAAGATCTAGGAAGACCATCTATGAAGTAGTCAAACAAAATCTATATGTGAACAATCTCTTTGTAGACATAATACATGATAGAGCTCAATGATATCGTTTATCCATATAGCCGACCTCACCTATTAAGACAAgattttgttattgttgttgtaaaAGAATTTACTTTATTCCTTTTCTTATTCCTATAATTGCTATcaagaaaacatactaacaaGAATAATAAGTAGAATCTCTTTTTCTAGGACAAGCACGTTAATTTAATTATTCGCTAAAAATAATTATGCAAAGTCAAATTTaagttcaaatttaatatttattcacttaaatctttaaataaattatatatctttATTTCTAAAGAGAATCACTAAAATTGTTCACAAATTATTTATTTGCTATCAAAATTATcctcaaaatatttaaaatatgttaaaaatagGATAAAACACACTAATAAACCATTTCAGCCTCAAAATTATGCtaatattctattttgatttttgttaCAAGTATATTCTAAATGATTCATTTGATTTACACTTTTTCAATGTGTAATTCGATTTAGCTTGTATATGTTGTattagtagtaaatcgaatcaaatagATTCAATTTACTACTAATAATAGATTATTTacatttactattgttaaacattaatatctataaaaaatatttatttaaatttgaataaaatattaaaaaaataaaaagaacaaaaatagaaatataatttttgtccGTCTAATAGTGGAAGGTGTGTCTGGAAATCAATCCTAGTATAACAGGGAAGCCggcctttcttctttccttcagGTGGTGAAATGCCTTTTATAATTGCTGTAGCAGGATCTTGTGGTGAGGTTCTTTTGGGTCTGCCGTTCGAAGCCTTCTAATCGGTTAAATGTGTGTGCTTTGAATCATGTGAAATCTTTTTTTCTCTTCGAAATTCATTCTTGGTTTCataaaatctatatttttaaaatttataaatttaaaatagaataataaataatttttaaaaatttattaaaaattattttttaatttattagtatttaaagaattattattaaaatttttaataataaaaaaattaatataaaatatcattttttaatgTGGCATAAGGAGTaagaattcaatttttttcatagAAGAAGGAAACTGGAACATAGAAAATTGAAAAAACGAAAGAAATGGTTAACTAACGGAAATGAATCTTCTCTCATTTTtttaacacttaaaaaaatacaATGTGATCTctcatcattaattttataagtgaaatcaaaattaaataagatataaaagatGAAAAATCACTGTTCacaccatccaattttttttactgaaaatGATCCATTCCGTCGACTAACTGGGTGAATAAACATAACATTTTGTCAGTTACTTTTAAACAAGTGTGTgagaggatgaagaagaagaagagagatgatgataaaagagaataaataaataaatagaaacgGACATTAGAAGGGAAAAATATGACCGTTACAACTTACACGCtgcaaattttcaaattaaatcattaaataaaaaaataaataaatgataaaagCCAGTTTCAGAAAAGGAAAGCTGCAAACTTTGCAGTTTCACAACACTCCTTTCTATTGAAGCATGGAAACAACGAACCAAGTaagcaaagaagaagaagctgaaGAACAAAGGAGAGACTTGGTTGTGtctaaggaagaagaagaagaagtagtagaagaagaagcgcaCCCGTATTCCTTTCATGTCTCTGGACCAAGGAATTTGTCTACCCTTAATTGGAGAGATCTCATCTATTCAACTTGGTAAGTACCCATCTCTCAATCTCACTCAAactctgcttttttttttgttcaaatttctATTGAAAATTAGATCTAAATTGGTAGGATTAGATTATGGCTTCAAGCACAggcttttagaaaataaataaaaagtatgaATTTGAACTTTATATAAAGCGCGCTTCAACTAGGGTTCCAATAACTAATGTCGGTGGCTTTAGATTTTGGTGATCTAAAATTGGTAATTCCTGAATTGCTAAATAAGTTTATATATATCCACTCCTATTATCAtagtatttattatttgtttcaattattaattatttggagTGGAATTTTCTTCGCCCTGGATTTGTGGCATTTCCATTATTGTGTTAGCCTCTTAACGTTAACTTTGCTTTTGTGTAGTGAATTGTCTGAATATGAAATTTCCCTGTTGATTGGACTATTATGGGGGATCTTTTTTATTTCCATTTTAAAGTCAATTTCTATCTTGATTTTGGATAATAACAATGGTGTCTCTTTGATTAATAACCATGATTTGAGCTTGAGCAATGTCTTGTTACCAATAACTCTGAAGTTCCTCATCCCAATTTGAATCTGATCTTATGATATAAACATTGATCTTTTGTGGAATTCAGGAAGGATTCAAATTACAAAAGAACAGTGATTGCATGCTTTATACAAGCAGTTTACTTGCTTGAACTTGATAGGCAAGAAAAAAGAACACAAGAGACTGCACTTGCACCAAATTGGTGGATCCCCTTTAAGTACAAGCTCACACAAACTCTCATTGACGAAAGGGACGGATCCATTTTCGGAGCAGTACTCGAATGGGACCGGTCGGCAGCTATGGCCGACTTGGTCTTAATGAGGCCTAGTGGCGCGCCGCGAGCTGTTCTAGCACTCAGGGGAACACTACTCAAATCACCCACAATGCGAAGAGACATCGAAGATGACCTTAGATTCTTTGCCTGGGAAAGTTTGAAAGGCTCTTGCAGGTTTAAATTGGCATTGGAGGTACTAAAATCGGCTTCGAATTCCTTCGGAGGAAGCAATGTTTGTGTGGCAGGGCATTCATTGGGTGCTGGTTTCGCTCTTCAAGTTGGAAAAGCATTAGCCAAAGAAGGAATCTATGTTGAGACACATTTGTTCAATCCACCTTCAGTTTCTCTAGCAATGAGTTTAAGAAACATTGGAGAAAAAGCAGAGTCTGCTTGGAAGAAACTGAAatccatgcttccttatagtggcCAGGAATCTCGAGCCGGCGAGGAAGGAGATGCCAACAAGAATCTAGGATTAAAGAGTTGGATACCGAGGCTATCGAGCTTCAAGAACTCTGGTTTTGTAGTGGGCAAATGGGTTCCTCATTTGTATGTAAACAATAGTGACTACATTTGTTGTTCTTATAATGATCCGGGTGGTGATGGTGGAGTTAACAAGGAGAATGTTGCACCGCCGGGGAATGTCCCGGTCGCGGCGAAGCTGTTTGTTGTTACTAAGGAGAGGCAGAAGTTCCATGAAGCTCATGGATTGGAGCAATGGTGGTCAAGTGATGCAGAACTTCAGCAGGCTATTCATAGTAGCAAACTGATAAGTAGACAGTTAAGATCTTTGTATAGTGGGAGTGGTAGTGGTACTTCTTCTCAAGTAACACAAGGAAAGTCTTAGTAACTGAAAATTGGAGTTTGTTTTCGATTGTTTGTGAAATTGAATTCTTTGCTTTTATTTGTTCATATGATTCTTTTGTATTTGTCTTgttttctgttttgggtttttcTTTAAACAAATTAGTGTATTGTTTTGCCTTACAATAAGTGAAATCACTCTTAGTGAAAAGTAAAGAGAACTTGCTGCTTTGATATTTGTCATTACATGTGGAATAATCTCAAGTCTTTCTGATTTGAACAaatgttttcttattttagttttaatattttcTGATTTCATTTCTTAATGAAAATATTAATCAAACAAACCCTTAGTATCCTAATGAGTTTATTCTGTGTCTAAATTTTACAAGATGTTGGATCAATTTTTAAGGAATTAATAGGCAGTAGTTTCTATCAGCAGTGGAACTATACATGCATTGGGTCTTATTTGTTTGTGCAATAAAGAGAAGTACTTTTTCAAGTtgaagtgggaaaatattttatattggatatatttatattttatagaaaTACTTTTTATTAGAATTAGAAGCAGTCAAATTGTTTTGATACGATAAATATATAAGTGCATCTCAAAAATTGCATCAAAGTTGTTTGTTTTTACCTAACTTTTTTTCTAAAAACACAAATaaacaattcaaaaataaaataaacaattagGCCAAATATTTACTGTTGCAACAAAAAAGTACCTTTTTTATCCTAAAAGTACAAAGAAACAAGACCTTACTCTTTCAACTGAAATAAATCTGATCATGAGAGACTAATAGACTCGTCAACACCAAATCTCCGTCTTATAATTAGAACTTGAAACCATTGATACGATTAGGAAAAGAGAAATTCTATGGTGTTTACAAAATTTGTGTTTAACTTGTCTAAAAGATAAGAGGTAAAAGAGTTGatttcactatttatatttgtgtcaaAGTCGTTGAAAATTTAGGCATATATGAAGATATCTTAGAAAAAAGTGTATGCATATTATTCAACtttgtatttatacataaatatataataacttattttgatatacaaataatattattaggtatatatattaaaatcagttattaaaataagttattaatataaaatatatattaaaatataaaatatacattaaaaataaattaaataaaaatgtattataaaTACATTATAACTcattttgatatataaataatatttttaaatatcattccAATAGATAATTTGTGTTGAAATATTCATAAATATGACCGAATACTAATGCACAAATGTAAAATATAGTTTTAATTTATGTAATAAcaaggaatttttttatttataatctcATGCTTATAATTAAGGATTTAGTTATTTTATGTTATAATgatatattttaagaatattattaataaagaaaataattttgATGGATTAAATCATTAAAGGtataaaaactttatcttttttatgacttttttagtaaaatatttatttatttattaaaatatgtcTCTAGAATACATGTTAAACGTAAAAAAATTAACCATTTTAATTAATCATAGATATTGTGATTTATTATAGGataaaattgtttaatttattttaatatatattttataatttaatctacaTTTTATATGAGTAACCTATGATGCATAAATAATGGCACGGATACGCAAGACAGAACATGCAGACAcaggaattttaaaattttatcagaCACAAAAAcacgtatatataaaaaataaaatttttttagataaattataatgatattttgatattttattaatattaaaatataaatatttttaattatataaaatatttaaaatactttttattataataaatattaatatatactatttttaaatttattttaagaatatattaagaataattaaataagaCTGGATATATTTGATAGTATTTAAGTATATCCAAacgttatttaaaaaaattattttttattaaaatacgatTGGACATGACAGACACACATGTCAAATAAATATTGATGACTATGATGAGTATGTATTCAAACTATATCTAATACATAAATACAATAATTTAATAAAGTATCCATAATAagaatatttgataaaaaaaataaacataaaaaaataactataattctAGTTGTTTTTTTGTGTATCTAACATTACCATATCTATACTACATGGCGAGTAACTAATTTAGCAGTTAACTTTTTATATACACATAGCAACATGATTGTATTAGCTACTAACTTTTAAAGGGTTTGTATAGAGCTATAGCCCACAGGTAATTGAGTGGTGGCACTTATTGTTAATTGAGTCCTGAAGAGAAGGGGCATGGGGCTTTGGCAGCCCTAAAATCTTACTTTTGCTTTTATATAGGCCATAGTATCTCCGGTCTAACCCTAAAAAATTAATCGGTCATATaagaatttgttttttttttaataaattgttgtatgcacaattcaaaatttaaattttgacccttatttaaattaattaataaattaactcAAATTAATTTGCTTATATATCTATCTATTTGTTCAAATATGTTTGGCCCTTTgtcaattaaatatatatatatatatgtatcaataaatactaatatatctattaatatatttttttattaaactaacGTGTATAATAATTGTAAATGTGAGCTGGTTAAGATGATAaggttttttataatttaattaaaaaaattttgaaatcaagtcATACAAATAACAAAAATCTTATTTCTAAATATGTATGATGAAAagtattttagaaataaaaatttgtGTACTAAACCTATACTGTTATAATATATAAACTAACTTATAAATAAATTCAATCAGgctttctttaaaaaatatatatatattgaattttatagTGAAAAAAGCTAActaatactaaaattaatttcgGCGTCAATAGCATTTCTTAGGTGGTTACAATTTTGTGTGTGTAACGTAACTTAATAACGCTGAAATAATTGAAGGTGAACGGTCAAAGAATTTAATGGTTTCACTGTAAATTTATTAACCCATTCTGGAATTGATTATATTGAAGACTTTTGAAGTACAAAGCAAGGTATTTCAACAGAATGTTGGCATATGCAGTTGCTAGTTCTACCAAAAGCCTATCACTATGCAGTAGTAGGGTGTGATATAAGAgcatttttatcttatcttattttattctatttttgcgTAATCTTGTAGAAGAGGATAATAGGATATGAGTATATCTATTGCTAaagtatttaataattaattttttccctcaataaaaaaggttaaaaaaaaaaggtgttTCTTGCGCCGCAAAATTCAGAGCTGGCAGTCACGAGAAATGGAAGAGTTTGTTGGAACCACCGCCGTGAATACAAGGATCAGAGCCAAACTGCCAAATCTCTTTAAAGAGTTTCAAAACAAAAAAACGATAAAAATGTATAATTACATTAAAAATTCATGTGCACTTATCttcttattaaaataatatttaaaaattattaaataatttaataaatttaactgaattattatttaataatttttaatttttaatgtaattttttatttaattatatacgaTTATTGATCGATTTAAACACGAATATacaaaatttcaaagaaaaaataGGTTAAATATAATcctttaataaaatatttcaaagtcaaattaaaacaaattattttcaaatagtaataattattctaaaattgtatttttttaataagtgaGCACTTATTTTAAGGttaacaaatataaaacttgTTATATTCACGTTGCAAAAATAAGTgttgtttatatatttttaacgtatattttatattttaatatatattttatattagtgattaatTTGATGGTtattttgtatgtatatataaaatagttGATAAATATACATGCAATTATATTCTAAGGAATATTATGCtaggaaataatatatttaaatattataaaaatttgtttgTTTAAATTTTCAGATGGTTAGAAATTACTTTTAGTATTTTCACGAATAAATTAGCTTAGGgttattctattatatatattcctagaaataaatttttaatctcTAAAATAATTCTAATACCAATAAATTACAAGGATGCATGAGCTATTGGACAATAATAATTCTATGtcttgcattttattttcttgacATCATAATATCATATGCCTACATTTTTTATGGAAAATAACATTTTATATttcaatcaaaaaaatatttaagagaataaattattctcgaaaaaataaaatttaaatttttttaaaaaaaaagtaaaattggacCATTTTTATTGGTATATTGTGGGCGGCCATCGATAAAAATTGTcaccaaaatataaaataaataaaattataaccaAAAAACATGTTCAATGGATCGTACATTTTATATGGATCACTTTTGTATGATGAGTGTCAAAGTTCTGATCTTAATGAGTTTGTTTCTACACAAAATTATTTTACCCTTCAATCTTACAACTCTGTTAAACAGGTTTAAGTCGCTATGCTAAACCTCgaataatttgtaaaaaaaaaatgttttaaattataaattagttacatttatattaaattattagttttaattttaaataaagttcaataacactaatattaattaatttcaattggTACATACCAAAACACAAATAAATatgactttttttaattattttattattctcattaaaaaaatattttgacttcAAAATGAAAGATACTATTGTCCATTATGctactttcatttttttttgttcagtaaaaaatattttttatttctgctGAAAATACTCCACCACTATTTTCACACAATGTTTTATTTGCTAGAAGTATTGATCCTTTACCACCATTTTCACAAAACATACATGATACACATTTAACCACATATAAGAttattgttttctatttttacctATCATATTATACACTATAAAACACTAAACACTAACTACACAATAATTTTTTGGTATTACTATCAAGATTATtgtgaattagaattatattactTTACTATTCACCACAATCAAGAACACCCTTATTTATTTGTAATAATTATAGGATCATTCCTTTATATTTTGTAATATCTCTCcacttttttatgtatatttttgtaTACGAAATGTTTCTTTGAtttctttgaataaaaaaaatagaaaaataaaaaattttatgtactcttattataattaattacaattaatattaaattaataaaaaaaatctaggtAATATTTTTTCAACAAATTCATGAAAGTgacaaattctaaaaaaaatttgagtCATTTACTCAAAAactacaattttaaaataagtatgtcaataactaaaattcaaaccaaaatagtttattaataatttgatattaataaaaattcttatattttaattttttaaaataatttatttaaattatttatccaaaCTGGATCTATATAGTTATTAAATTCGCTGcttaccaataaaaataataagtattaaattcaaatttttatttatgagacaaaaaaaattctttacCAAAACACTTTcactgtatttattaaaaaataaaaaataattaaactctaatttataatatttaccaAAACACTTTcactatattcaaatttttatttattatagtcaccaaaaataattttatttattatgctaATTTGACCAAAAAAATAGTTTGGATTCGCTCAAATCATCTATATCATACATACATGATTCAAGCTATTTTTATTGCAGAAGAACTTTAATAAGAATCTGAGTCAGAAGAATTCGTAATTAATAGCTTAATCGGTTGTTCTGATTGCACTTTTCGTACCTCCTCTTGAACGCACACATGGAGCATCTCATTTGGAATTGGAACATAAATATGATTAGAAACACTTATACTAATGAGCTATTGTTATTAATATTAGAAACAATTATAAAGAATATAATACTATAATTCTTCGATCTAagtgtttaattttaatatttcaattgGAAAGAATATTAAGAAtgatcttttgaaaaaaaatctcatGTATAAATGAATGATTGTTGTTACTACAAGGATTCAAGAATTAagagaagtaatttttttttaaagaaatctcATTCATAGTTCTTATTAAAACGTGAGAGATATATTTAGgtttagtttggtaaaatttttatttttcaagagTAGTTTATAAAaggtaatttttaaaagattgttttttaaaagttgtagcatttatgtttgataaatcaaataaaaaatagtttttaataaacacaagcaatatcaattgtgtttaataaaatagcttttaaaattaaaaatactataataaatataaatgtaatcattaaatttaaaaattagttaatatacgagattatattagacttttaaatttaaaaaagtataagataatttaaaaaatctctATCTTAAATGCTTTTAAAAATACTTCGATCTTTTAAAAGCTGTAAGTACAAATACATGATCTTTTTTATTTGCCAAACACATCATcagtttgaatttttaaaaaatacaaacaccTCTTCAAAAAACTTTATCAAAGCCttaaaataaaaaggtgaaaatgttatattttcaaattttaccatttcaaataaataaaaataaacaaggaaaattaaaaaaaaaagacttacTAATGCACTATTAGAGATTTAGAAGTTTACAACAATAAATTATTGTTATAGATAACGAATGTGCAAATAAAGATTTGAATATaatagagaataaaaaaatatatttacaagaaataaataaaaaaatcatctaaAGATATATTTATCTATCTAAAAGAGTATTGGGTCCTTCTCTCTAAAtgctataaaaattaatttttttaataatttccgtattaagaattttttttaataattaaatctttttaatatcCTTTATAATATGTTTTCTAAAATATTAAAGATTAGTAAAATAATTGAAAACTTTTTTGTTTGTCAAATACAATTAGTACCCACTAGCAGTAGTAAAATTCAATTGTAGAAACAAATATCAAACATAAATTGCttcacttaaaaattttgaataaaaatcaattttataaagaAAACCAAAGACACACTAAAGTAATGAGAAAGTTCTAAAAAAAAGGATACGTACGTTTGCTTGTTTAAATAGCCTTCTTGAGTAACGCACATAACATGATTTTGCTTCTCAGTTTGCACTCCAATTCAGTTATCCTCTCACTCCTCACAAGAAAAGATGGATAAGAATTCTAAGAAGCAAACCATTATTGGCAACATCGCTGTCGCAACGCTACTCTTCTCAGCCCTTTTTCTCTTCTACTGTTGGTCTTCTTCCTCCTTCACTCTTCCTAATCCATTCTTTTTACCTTCCAATCAATCCCTCTGCAAGGTATGCACACTTCTCTAATTCTTCCGCCATTTTCCATCAAATTAAtagaatttttttgaatataGATTCCAAAGGAAAAATCTATTCTTCTTATAGGTCTAatgtctttgaaaaaaaaaaattcaaattcagaGCAATTATAATGAATGGAGGACTTTTGGAGTATTATATGTATGTGATTTGTTTGACAGATGAAATAAATTAGACTAATTtcattttagaaaaagatatttagtCTCAAATGATTT includes:
- the LOC112710206 gene encoding GDSL esterase/lipase At4g10955, which produces METTNQVSKEEEAEEQRRDLVVSKEEEEEVVEEEAHPYSFHVSGPRNLSTLNWRDLIYSTWKDSNYKRTVIACFIQAVYLLELDRQEKRTQETALAPNWWIPFKYKLTQTLIDERDGSIFGAVLEWDRSAAMADLVLMRPSGAPRAVLALRGTLLKSPTMRRDIEDDLRFFAWESLKGSCRFKLALEVLKSASNSFGGSNVCVAGHSLGAGFALQVGKALAKEGIYVETHLFNPPSVSLAMSLRNIGEKAESAWKKLKSMLPYSGQESRAGEEGDANKNLGLKSWIPRLSSFKNSGFVVGKWVPHLYVNNSDYICCSYNDPGGDGGVNKENVAPPGNVPVAAKLFVVTKERQKFHEAHGLEQWWSSDAELQQAIHSSKLISRQLRSLYSGSGSGTSSQVTQGKS